In Ursus arctos isolate Adak ecotype North America unplaced genomic scaffold, UrsArc2.0 scaffold_2, whole genome shotgun sequence, the genomic stretch CCCCTACTCCCCCAAGCAGGTTCTGTTGATAATAAAAGTGTTTTGGTTTGCAAACAGGCTCCTTGTAGCAGAGTGGGGCATGGAGACAGGGATGGGGTTTCTTCCTCTACGTGGCTTAGGCGTTCCTCCCCTCAAATTCTCGTTATTCATTGGTCAGTCCTGCAGCGGCGCAGGGGAACCCATGGACCTAAGACCTTTCCAGGCTGACCAAGAAGGGCCACTTTAATAGGGCAATAGGGTGGGGAGTGGTCCACGGTACAGCATATGGAAGCAAGAAGTCCATCAGCTCCTCCAGGCTCCAGAGAAGGGAGGATTGTGTGAACATGTGGCTGGCACTGGAAGAGGGAAATTAGGGAGAAAGAGAGCGGCACAGCACTTTTGGGAAGCAGTAGAGGTAAGATACCCGGTACTTCAGCCCTCTTGCTCTGGGGCCCTGGGACAGGGAACTGGTTCTTTGGCTGGAAGGAGACACAAGGCAGGCCCTGCAGCTGCGGGGTAGGGAGGAGCAGGTCCCATTCCAAAGAGTGGGACAACTCTTTGGAGGCAGGGTCAGGGGCCAAGGTTGACCTGAGACTCTGGAGTGATGCTGCAAGAACTCTGCCAAGAAAGAAAGGATCAGGGCTTTGAGAAAGCCTGGAATTCATAGGGGTTTGTGGGTaggaagggggggagggtggTTCTAGAATTTTCTCCCTTAAAAGAATCCAGCTTCTTGGGGAAACTTTCCTGAAGAATTCCCAGGTACCACGTCTGGAAGTGGTGGAGTGGGGAGCAGGCCCTAAGGGGCAGCTCAGAGCTTCTGCAAGTTGCAGGTCCTTGGGGGCCTGAGAGCCCCTCTACTTTGGGAACGGGTGAGCAGGGGAGCAGGCAGGAAGGCATTCATAATTTTACCcgttttctctcccctcctccccatccatCCCTCAGCTAGACAGGGCGGGGCTGCCCCTGTCTCCTCACCGGAGCTTTTCTGAGGTTCTGGAACTCGATGCGGGCATAGCTGTGCTGGCGGTTTGTGCTGGTCTCGGAGGCGTTGCCTCGAGCCTCCAGTGGAGGGATCAGGTCCAGGTCGATGTAGTTGAGGCGGCTGTTGTGGGGCTCTTGTATGGCAGTGCCCATTCCTAAGTAGTCCGGGGCCACGTACTTGATACACACGTACTCCCCGGCTAGCTCTGAGGGTGGCTGCAAGGAGGGCTGAGTCCCTGCTGGTCCCCAACGTTCCCTGATGCTGCGAGAGGGGCCTTGGAAGGAAGGTCCAGGCTCCCGGACCCCCAGCGTATAGGAACGGGGCAGGGAGCTCGAGGACAAGGACCCCCGCGAAAAGCGGCTCATGGGCACGTATTCGGTGACCCCGCAACGTTGGAGCGGGTGGTGGGGAGCGGCGTGGGCAGAAGCCGCAAGGCCACGGGGCGCCATCACCATGTAGTCACCTGCTTCGCCACCTCCCATGAGCTCGTAGTCGCTCCCGGCTCCCATGGCTACGTAGCCCCCTTCCCGCGCCAAGTCCTCGGGGATCGAGGCTGCCGTCACCAGCGTCTCGCGGGTTGCTTTCCCGCTCCTCTCCCTCAGGCCCCCGAGATGGCTCGGGACGCTTGACTGGGCTGCCGAGGCCAGGGTCGCATAAAGTTGGGAGGCAGAGGGTCTGTAAGCGCTCGTGGGGGCATCCCTTGGCAGTGGCTCAGCCCTGCCACCGGCACTGCCATCCCCGAGTCGCTTCATGGCGGCCAGTACGGTCTCGTGAATGCTTTGGGCCACGACGGCGTCGGGCGCCTGGAGCCACAGCTCCCCGGGACCCGTGGGCGCCGAGCGGCCGAGctccaggaagaaaaaagagtctGCGTGGCCGCAGCGGCGCACACTGAGCAGGGACAGGCGCAGGGCGGGCGGCGAAGCCTGGTTGTCCCCAGAGCCTCTGCCTTTGGGCTTCCGCAGCAGGCTCAGCACCCCCGAACCCAGGCACAGGCGGTAGCGGCCGCTGCCCAGGCCTCGTGTTCGCCCCAGTCCCTTGGACCACAGCGTCACGGGCCAGACGTCCTGAAATGGAGCGAGAATCCAGGCGCCAGGGTCCTCGTGGAAGCTGGGACCTGCAGAGACAGGGGGCTGGTCATAGGGGGCTCCTGGGCCGTAGGGTTGGAGTCACTGTGCCCCGAGAACTAAAAACGTGTAAACGCTTCATGTTTGAACTTGCTGTCGGAGACTTACGGGGAGGGACAACCCACAATAAACTAAACTCGCGATCACCTACCCCCTggctcccgccccccccccccgcccggttcCGCCCGCCCGGTGCTCGGGCCTCACCAGCGGCCGCGCGCGCCTCGAGCAGGGCGGTGTACCACTCCTGCTGCTCCGCCTCGCAGGCCGCCGCCACGCCCAGGCTGCGGTCGCGCGTGTAGAGGAAGATCAGGTGGCGCTGGCGTGCGTCCACGCGCTTGCTGATGGTGCACGCACCCGCCAGGCTCACGCTGAGCTTGGGCGGCGCTTGGCCGGCACGGAACTTCTTCTCGCTCTCGTAGCACTCGAGGCGTGGTGGGTCGGCTCGGAGCACGAAGAAGCGGCGGCGCTGGGACTTCTGCTTCCGCAGGTGGCCGCAGAGCCGCACGTCAGCGGGACAGGCCCAGGGCCGCGGCAAAATCAGGGGCAGGTCGGCCGGCTCGGACTCCGGGGCCGCCATGGGGCCACCGCCTCCCGGCTTCATCCCCGGCCAAAGGCAATATAGTGACCGGAGTGTAGGGGCTGAGACTCAGCAGAGGTGGGGTGAAGGTGGCAGTCTCCGGGGAGGGGTCAGCGTCCTGACACTATCCGCCACCCGTCTTGATGCCCAGCCTCTCGACCCTGCTCCGGACTTGAAGTTTGGTGCAGGGGGTCTACGGCGGCCCCTCACTGCGCGCAGCGTGTGCCCCAGTGGCTGCCCGGTGGCCTGTGACAAGCGGGACTCTAGCGGCCTCCTCCGACGCTCGACCCAGCTGGCTCCCCGCGCCTCCGGTcgcctccagccccctccctccctttgccgACTGCTCCAGAGTCCCCACCCCCGCGAGGTTAACCCTCGCGCGCCCCGGGCGCTGGACGTCGGGCGGTGGGAATGAAGTCTGATTGGGAAAGTCTGGGAGAGGgggcctccaccccaccccaaacaccCTTGGGCTGGGATTGCAGGGGCGGGGAGTGTGTGGGCGTCTCCACGGATCTGAGCTGACTGCTAAGTGAGGCGCGAAGTGAGGCCAATGTGAGCGGAACTGGGTCGAGAAGAGAATGGGCTGGCGGCGGAGTCCTGGCGATTAGGGGCCGGCCCTTACAGCCGCGCCGCCTTCTGTTCCCGCCACTCCCCACTCGGGCTCCAGGCGTCCAGCACCTGTggtccccgcccccgcccaaTGGGTCTATACTCTTCCTTCCCAAGCCAACCTAGTTGCCAGGGCCACCAAGCATTGGGCTGTGCTGATTTCAGAAGAGCTGGAGGTTCAGATTCTCTCTGGGTTTAGGGTGATAGCAGGGGTCTTCGGATAAGTTAGCTTTTGGATTGGTCCCTGTGCATAGAGCATTTATCACCAGAATTCCAGTCAAGGGGCCCCTGAAGGAGAACCTGTGAAGAAACCATCTCTCACGGGCACTTTCCTCTCACTGCCCTTGGCCCCTTCTCACCGCCATTGTCCAAAAATGCCACGATGAGCCAGCTGAAGGCTCTGATTAGAGGTGCAGACTCTCTGGTGGAGGTACCCTAAAGATTTTGAAACAGGTCTGGGATTCATTTTGTACCCTTCTGATCCTTTCAAGGAACACAAGACTCCTGCTGGGGGTGATGGCGCTGGTCACCGCACATTCTGCATTCACACCAGGAGTTGACGCATGTGTGGGAGCCTTAGAGGACCT encodes the following:
- the LOC113267858 gene encoding insulin receptor substrate 1-like; translation: MKPGGGGPMAAPESEPADLPLILPRPWACPADVRLCGHLRKQKSQRRRFFVLRADPPRLECYESEKKFRAGQAPPKLSVSLAGACTISKRVDARQRHLIFLYTRDRSLGVAAACEAEQQEWYTALLEARAAAGPSFHEDPGAWILAPFQDVWPVTLWSKGLGRTRGLGSGRYRLCLGSGVLSLLRKPKGRGSGDNQASPPALRLSLLSVRRCGHADSFFFLELGRSAPTGPGELWLQAPDAVVAQSIHETVLAAMKRLGDGSAGGRAEPLPRDAPTSAYRPSASQLYATLASAAQSSVPSHLGGLRERSGKATRETLVTAASIPEDLAREGGYVAMGAGSDYELMGGGEAGDYMVMAPRGLAASAHAAPHHPLQRCGVTEYVPMSRFSRGSLSSSSLPRSYTLGVREPGPSFQGPSRSIRERWGPAGTQPSLQPPSELAGEYVCIKYVAPDYLGMGTAIQEPHNSRLNYIDLDLIPPLEARGNASETSTNRQHSYARIEFQNLRKAPVRRQGQPRPV